The sequence GCGCGGAGGGCGGCGGAGACTCCCGCCGGTCCGGCTCCAATCACCAACACGTCCAGCGCTGTGCCGGTGGCTCTCAAGACTCGAGCTCGGCGAGCCAGCGCAGCGCGCGGAGCCCGGGCATGAAGCAATACTCGCCACCGCGCGTGACGACGAACTGGGAGAGGCCACGAAGTCGCTTGGGAATGTGACGTCTGGGAATGGAGAACGAGCCCGTGCCCGCGTTGGGCCCGGTGACAGGGTCCTTGGTATCGCCCAGGCCCAATGACGTACCCGCGTTCACCCATTCCGACTGCACGAACTCGAACTGCCGTCCCAGGTGGGCGCCGATGAACGCGAACATCAATCCCCGGTCGACACCGTCATCCTCCAGCACGCCCTCGGGAAGTACCGGGCCATACGCGGTGCCCCGGCGAATCATCCGGTGCAGCCTCACGACTCCGGCCACCGGGGTGTCGCGTGGATTCATGCGCCGGATGTGGCAGCCCGCGGGCGTCTTGTAGCCGGTGGGGTCGTCCGCGTACTGGAAGGCATTGTTCCTGTCACGGTCCGCGCCCAGCGCGGCGTCGTCCGCGGCGGGGCAGAGCGCGAGCGGGGCGCCGCTTCGCCAGCGGCCCATCAGCTTGGCCGCGAGCCACTCTTCTTCGGCGGAGGACTCCGCGTTCTCCCGCAGGTACCGCCGGAAGGCCGCGACGCGCTGGTGCAGCTTGCGGAAGACCGCATACGTGCCATTGCGTCCAAGGACTTCCGGCTGGGGAACGGGGCTGATGCCTCCCATCTCATCCGGATAGCCGAGCACGAACTCACCGGGCTTGAGCGGCGGCTCGTGCGGGTTGGTGCCCGGAATGCCGCTCCCCTCTATCGCGGGATGGTTGATGCCATCCCGGAAGCCGAAGGGCTCTGTCTCGGTGGGCAGCGCGTGGCAGTCCTGTCGCCAGATAGGCGTGACACCCGGCAGCGTCTCGAAGGCCTTCCGAGCCCTCGTCAGCTCGCCGTCGAGCATCTGTCGATTCGGGCCGAGCGCCACCACGATGATGTGGACGTCCGAGGTGCCCAGCGGATGCTCCCAGTGTTCGGGGCTGCTCTCGCCGGTGTCGCCCAGCGCGCTCGCTCGGGCGGACATTCCCTGCTGGAACTCCCAGGAGAAGCTCCGCAGCGACTCTGGAGGAAGGCCCAGGGACTGAAGCCCCCAGTACGTCAGCGCCACGGACACCCAGGCGCGGCCCGCGAGCCGGTCGGGATTGGCGGCCGACGCGACGACTTCACTGAGCCGCCCGAGCGCCTCTCGCCCGGCGGCCCGCTCGTCGACGCGCAACAGGATGTAGCTCGCGGCATAGGGCGTAGGCCGGGGACGCACCACTCCCGCCTGAATGTCTTCCAACTCCAGCAGGCCGTCTTTGCGTCCGGGCATGGTGCGCGCTCACCGGGCCAGGCAGATGTTCTTCCAGAAGCGCTCGAGGCTCTCGTCGACGCCGAACAGCGTGGAGAAGACGGTGGAGTCCACGACGAGCACATCCCCCGCGCGCTCGCCCGCGGGCGGTACCCAGACGCAGGTGTTGAACTCGCGGTTGCCGGCCGCGGTGAACGGGTGGGGTGGCCGGGTGAGGTCGATGGGCTGCCGCGCCAGGACCCTGGCCGCCTTGCCCTTCGGGTCGAGCACCTCGTAGTGCGGCAGGTGGAAGTGGAGGTTGAACGACGTCACGCCCGTCAGGTAGCCCCGCGTGTCCAAATCGCGTTGGATGGTGAGCGGCGCGATTCGCTTGCCCGAGGTCGCGGGGCGAAGGCCGAAGCGGTTCTCGACGGGAATGCCCAGGCTCCTCAGGATGGAGCGGCAGAACAGGCCGAAGCGCTGCTGCCGGGGCACCAGGGCATCGCCATGGTGGGCATACTCCATGGCGCGCTCCTCCATGTTGGAGGACGCCCCCACGTCGTGATGCGGCCCGATGACGAGACACGTGCCCTCGCGCTTGAGGAAGGCCCGCATCGCCTCGAGCTCTCCGGCCGAGGCCTCCTGCTCCGTCGCCATGTGGTCCAGGCCGAAGAGGAGCAGCGTGTCCGTGTCGCCGAGCACCCGCTCGTCGAGCGGCAGGGAGAAGCCGGCCTGGTCGACGCGCTGGAAGACGGGCACGGTGTGTCCCGTGACTTCGCCGGCCACCTGCTGGAAGCGGGTCCAGGCCCAGAAGAAGAGCTCCAGCGAGCCCGCGATTCCCTGCTGGAACCGCCGCGGGTCCGCGAAGCGGGGGTCCTCGTACTCCGGCCAGAGCACCCGGCGCACTTCCGTCATGGTCGAGAAGCGGTTGTCCATGACGGTGACGTCCCGGTTCGCCTCGCCGGGGTACGTCCAGGAGACGTAGACGCTGACCCGCCGCCGCCCGCGCTCATACTTCCGTGGCACGTGGTTCTGGTTGTATGTCCGAGCGGGTTCGGTCTGCATCTTCACTCCTCCGGCCAGGAGGGCATGGCGGGGAAGGACGGCTCACTGGAGCTGGTCGAGCATGTCCGAGAGTGACTCTTTGACTCTCAAGGCCTTCTTGATTTCGTCAGCGGTGACGTAGGGGTACTCGCCATACTCGAGGAAGCTCGGGCATTGGTGTTCCCGCACGAAGCGGACGAAGGCTTCCGGGTTGGTCTTCCAGTCGGAGGGGAAGCCCTCCAGGTTCTCGAAGACGGTATCGACGCCGACCTTCTTGAACAGCTCCACCGCGTCCTCGGTGTATTTGTCGAAGTCGGTGTCGAAGATGCCCTGATACATGAAACGTGTATCGTTATCGAAGAGCACCCATCTCAGGTAATGGAGCTTGAGTGGCGCGAGGGCGGTCGGGTCGCTCTCGACGGTCTTCGCCAGTTTCTGGCCATAGCCTCGGATGGCGTCCGCCCGGCCGGGCTTGACCTTGGCGATGATGGTGAAGCCATGACAGGCAGGAGTCCGGGGCCAGATGGGGCCGTATTTTCCCTTCGGCAGGGAGTCGTCCTGCTTCGGAAGCGCCATTGCCGCGGGCTTGAGTTCGCGTTCCATGTCTTGCTCCCCCCTGTGTTTCCGGCCCGGGTTCAAGGTGAAGACGCGACTGTTGAGCGTCAACCAGCACTCTCGTCGGTCGGGCGCACAGTGCGGCTTCGAGCGGTGGCTCCCTGCCGATGTCAGGCGCCCTGGCGGGGAAGGCATGTCCGAAGGGCTCAGCGCCCGGGAGCGACGCGGGTGGGACGACAGGTACCCGGATCGTCCTGACTGGCATCAACCCATGACGTCTCCTCGCTCGTCGAGTGCAGATCCAACCTAGCGCCTGAACGCACGGTCAGTATGTTGATCCGCTGTGGACTACGCCGAGCTCGTCTGTCGCTCCAACTTCTCGTTCCTCCGTGGCGCCTCGCATCCGGAGGAGCTGGTGGCCACGGCCGCGAGGCTCGGGTTGCGCTCGCTGGCGCTGACGGACGCGGACGGGCTGTACGGGGTGGTGAAGGCGCACCTGGCGGCGAAGGAGCACGGCGTGAGGCTCATCCTCGGGGCCGAGCTGACGCTGGAGGACGCCCCGCCGGTGGTGGTGTACGCGGCGGACGCGGGCGGGTACGCGAACCTGTGCAGTCTGGTGTCGCAGAGCCGGATGACCCACCCGAAGGGTGAGGCGGGGCTGCCGTGGCGGGCGCTGGCGGACCGCTCCGCGGGGTTGCTCGCGCTGCTGCCCGAGCCGTGCGCGGCGGAGCGAGTGGCCCCGCTGGCGGAGGCCTTCCCGGAGCGCTTCCACGTGGGCCTGTGCCGGACGCTGTCGGCGGGAGACTTCGCGCGGGAGACGCGGGTGGATGCGCTGGCGCGCGAGTTGGGCGTGCCCGTGGTGGCGCACAACGACGTGCACACGCACCACCGCCGGCGTCAGCCATTGCAGGACGTGCTGGTGTCCATCCGGCACGGGACGACGGTGGACAGGGCGGGGACGCTGCTGTTGCCCAACGCGGAGCGGACGCTGAAGGGGCCGTATGAGATGGCGCGCCTGTTCGCGGACCGGCCGGAGGCGCTGGAGCGCACGGTGGAACTGGCGTCGCGCTGCCATGCCTCGCTGGATGACCTGCACTACCGCTTCCCCGAGGAGGACCTGCCCGAGGGACGCACGGCGAACGAGCACCTGCGGGCGCTGACGTACGAGGGGCTCACGGTGCGCTACCCGGGAGGCGTGCCGCCGGAGGTGGTGCGGCAGATTGAGCATGAGTTGAAGCTCATCGCCGCGCTGGACTTCGCGGGGTACTTCCTGGCGCTGTGGGACATCGTGAAGTACGCCCGAGGCCGGGGGATTCTCTGCCAGGGCCGGGGCAGCGCGGCGAACTCGGCGGTCTGCTACGCGTTGCAGATAACGGCGATTGACCCGGTGCGGATGGGCCTGCTGTTCGAGCGCTTCCTGAGCATGGAGCGCAAGGAGCCGCCGGACATCGACGTGGACTTCGAGCACGAGCGGCGCGAGGAGGTGCTCCAGTACGTCTACGAGAAGCACGGCCGGCAGCGGGCGGGGATGGTGTGCGAAGTCATCTGCTACCGGGGCCGGCTGGCGTTGCGCGAGACGGGCAAGGCCTTGGGGTTGTCCCTGGACCAGGTGGACAAGCTGTCGAAGGTGGCGGCGGCGAATGGCTTCCAGGTGACGCCGGAGGTGCTGCTGGAGGCGGGGCTGTCTGCCTTTGACAGCCGGGTGCAGAAGACGCTGTCCCTGGCGATGGAGATGGAAGGCTTTCCGAGACACCTGTCCATCCACGTGGGCGGCTTCGTGATTACGCGCGAGCCCCTGACGGAGCTGGTGCCGGTGGAGAACGCGGCGATGCCGGGCCGCACCGTCATCCAGTGGGAGAAGGATGACATCAACTCAATTGGCCTGCTGAAGGTGGACCTGCTGGCGCTGGGGATGTTGACGGCGCTGTCGAAGTGTCTCGCGCTGATTCGCGAGCACCACGGGCGTGAGCTGTCATTGGCCACGATTCCGCCGGAGGACCCGAAGGTCTACGACATGCTGTGCGAGGCGGACACGGTAGGCGTGTTCCAGATTGAGAGCCGCGCGCAGATGAACATGCTGCCGAGGCTGAAGCCGAGGACGTTCTACGACCTGGTGGTGGAGATTGCCCTCATCCGTCCGGGGCCGATTGTCGGGAACATGGTGCATCCGTTCCTGAGGCGGCGGAACGGAATCGAGAAGCCGGAGTACCCCAGTGAGGCGGTGAAGGAGATTCTGGGGAAGACGCTGGGCGTGCCGCTCTTCCAGGAGCAGGCGATGAAGCTGGCCATGGTGGCGGCGGGCTTCACGGCGGGAGAGGCGGACGGGCTGCGGCGCGTGCTGAGCCACAAGCGGGCGGAGTCGATGCTGTTGCAGTACCGGGGCCGCTTCGTGGAGGGCTGCATCTCCCGTGGATATCAGCGAGCCCAGGCGGAGGAGTGGTTCGACAACTTCCGGGGCTTCGCGCACTACGGCTTCCCGGAGAGTCACTCCGCGAGCTTCGCGCTGATTGCATACGCGTCGAGCTGGCTGAAGTGTCATTACCCGGCGGCCTTCACGGCGGCGCTGCTGAACTCCCAGCCGATGGGCTTCTACGCGCCGCACACGCTGGTGGCGGATGCGCAGCGGCACGGGGTGGAGGTGCGGCCGGTGGACGTGCAGCGCTCGAGGTGGAACTGCACGTTGGAGGACGGCGGCAAGGCACTGCGGTTGGGACTGCGGATGGTGAAGGGCCTGGGCGCTTCAGCGGGGCAACGGGTGGAGTCGGCGAAGCGGGAAGGGGAGACCTTCCGCGACGTGGGAGACCTCGCGAGGCGGGCGAGGATTCCGAGGCACGAGCTGACGCGGCTGGCCCTGGCGGGCTCTCTGGCCGAGCTGTGTGGCTCGCGGCGCAAGGCGCTGTGGGAGATACAGGCGCTGGGGCCGCTGGACTCGGATGACTTGTTCTTCGGGATGTCGATGGACGGCACGGAGGTGGAATTGCCGTCGATGAGCCTCTTCGAGCGCGTGGTGGCGGACTACGACACGGTGGGGCTGTCGTTGGAGAAGCACCCGCTGGAGTTGCTGAGGCCCGCGCTGAAGAAGATGGGCGCGGTGACGGCGGAGGGATTGAAGCGGGTGCGCTCGGGGCAGAAGGTGTCGGTGGGTGGAATGCTCATCTGCCGGCAGCGGCCGCCCACGGCGAAGGGCATCTGCTTCATCTCGCTGGAGGACGAGACGGGCATCGCCAACCTCATCGTGCCTCCGGACGTGTACGAGGCGTGCCGGAAGCAGATTCACGGCGCCCTGTTCATCGTGGGCCAGGGCGTGCTGGAGCGCTCGGGAAAGGTGACGAACGTGAAGACGCGTCACGTTCAAGGCCTTTCCCAAGCGTGAGCCGCGTGCGCGTCAGCTGAGCTGGAACAGCTTGCCCTCCACGTCCTTCACGCTGGTGGCGAAGACGGCCGCGGCCCAGCGCAGCGCGTTGAGTCCGAAGCCCACCAGGTCGAAGCCGACCGCGACGGGGACCACCTCCAGCTGCTCGAAGAGGCCGGCATAGGACTCCAGCACCACGCCCGTGTCGTTGGAGAGGTTGGCGAAGAGCTTCTCCGTGTCGCTGATGATGGAGTGGTAGGGGACCGACGCGCTCGAGGTCATCTCCAGCACGTAGCTCCAGACGGCGACGACGTAGCCCACCAGGCCGACCAGGCCCAGCAGCACCGTGTCGAGCCCGCCCATCAGCTTCTCCATGACCTCGAGAGCGCCCGTCGGGCCGCGCCCGGATTGCACGGCCCAGCCCAGCAGGGCGGCGCAGCTCGTGGTCACCGCCTCGGCGAGTGAGAAGCCCCACAGCGCCCGGTCCAGCTTCTGCTGGGTCGAGTCGTCATCGAAGGGGAAGCTCCCCGCGACACCAATGGCCGTCAGCGCCGACTGCATCGTCGAGATGAGGCACTCCAGCTTGCCGTCCCTCACCCGCATCTTCTGCGCATCCGCGCTGGCGGAGAGGAAGATGGGGTAGAAGAACGACGCGAAGACGCTGGCGAGCCCGCCAATCTGCGAGTAGCGGACGGTCATCTCGCTCTGGGCCTTGCTGCCCGAGGTCTGCGCGTCCAGCTCCAGGAAGGAGCGCGAGTTCGCCCGCCAGGGCATGACCTTCGCCCGCGAGTCCGCCTGCTTCAGTTGCGCCACGTCCTGCGTCTGCACCGGCGCCTCGCCGGTGAGCAGCTTGTAGACGATGGTGATGGGAATGGCCGCGAGCAGGCTGAGCGCACCCAGCATCGTCAGCGAGTCCTCATCCGTCAGCTCCTCGTAGAGCCAGGAGATGAGCGGGATTCTCACCGGGCGCAGCAGCAGGTCCTGCACCATCGCCTGGGTGATGTCCGCCGCCACCGCGCACATGCCCACGATGAGGTCCCTGGCCGCCTGCAAGAGCGCCTGCACGGCCTCGCCAGCGAGCAGCGTGAGGAAGCCCTTCAGCGTGAAGGTGCCCTGCTGGAGCATCGTCTTCACGTTGCCGAGCAACTCCTTCACCGTGCCCGCGACGTCCCCGAGGATGCTCACAGCCGTCTGGGTGAAGTCCATCACCGCCTGGACGAGCGGGTTCTCGGACGGGCTGAACTCGGTGCTCGTGACGCCGCCGTGGCTGAGCTGGTACGTGGAGAACGTCCCACCCGGGCTGGTCGTCATGCACGCCATGGCGGACTGCTGCTCGGGCGTCGACGAGCTCTGGGCCTGCGACGTCACCTGTCCCAGGCTCACGTCCTGGAGGCCCATGGCCTGGTTGACGACGTCGTCCCAGCCGGCAATGAGCGAGTCGAAGAACGCGCCGATGGCGGGTCCCGCGTCCTTCAGTTCGCCGCCGACCCAGTTGATGATGTCCGCGGTCATCGCCTCCAGCGCCTTCTGGGTGTTGAGGATGTCGTCCCAGGCGAAGAGGAACCCGAGCAGGCTGATGAGGTCACCGATGAGCACCGCGAGCTGCTGGAACAGCCAACTGATGAGCTGCAGCGCCTCGGAGATGGTGCGGATGACGAAGGTGAGGACCTGCTCGCCAATCTTCACGAAGAACTGGAGCAGGTTGCCGGCCGCGCCGACGATGGGCTGGATGACGTACTCGTAGACGGCGCCCGCCGCGCTCTCCAGCGCCTGGAGCACGTCTCCCGCCGCCGTCTCGATGGCGTTGCCCACGTCGCCCAGCACGCTGAAGGACGTGGGGCGCACCAGGAGCGCCTGGGTCGTGGGCGCGGGCGCGGCGGAGGAAGAGACGGGCGCCGCCGAGCCGTCCGCCGGCAGCGTGCCCATGTTGGCCATGAGCTGGTTGAGCGAGTCTTGAATTTGCGAGACCAGCGCCGGGTCCGTGCCGGGCGGCACCACGGGCGTGCCGTCCGCCTTCTTCCAGTCCGACAAGTCACCGGACTGGAGCTTCTGGGCGAGGTTCGCGCGCAGCTCGGCGCTGGGGTCCGCCGTCACGGGCGCGGCGAGGAACGGCGCGCTGAAGCGGAACATGGGCGTGCCCACGTCGGACACCTTGTTGATGAGCGTCACCGTGCCCGTGTTGTCCGTCTTCACCGCCACGGGCGTGGTGGAGTCCACGTCCGTCCAGTACCCGTTCACCATGACGTGGGCCCACTCGGAGGCGCTGACCTGCACCGCCTGGTTGATGAGCGGTGCCCCCTGCGCGTCGGTGAAGCGCACCACGGTGGTGTAGCAGGCGAACTGCTGCCCGTTGCCGGACGAGGGCAGCACCAGGTCCGTGTTCTGCCAGCTCGTGCTGGTGGGGTCCTGCCAGAGGTAGGCGATGGTGCTGTTGTCCGTCTTGGAGAGGAACAGCTCGCAGGCGGAGCGCTTCTGGTTGCGGCGCGCGGCGAGGTGCGCCACGTGCTGGCCCTGCTGGAGCGGCGCGGACCAGCCGTCGGTGGCACCCACCGCGTTGCTGACACACAAGAGCCGCTGGCTGCTGTCCACCGCCCAGACGCTGACGCGCGAGGCGTCCTGGTGCGCGAGCACCGCCGAGACGCCGGGGAGCAGGTCGGCCGAGGCGATGGCCAGCGCCGCTTTCGTGGAGGGCTTCGGGCTGGTGGGATTCAGGAGGGTGGACGGGAACCACGACAGGCCGTCTCCGCCGACGTAGAGGGCGCTCAGCCCGCTGTTGTGCGGGTCCGGCAGCGCCCACAGGCAGCGTGCTCCGGAGGGGGCCTGCACCTGCAGCGTGTGAGGAGCGGAGTGCGAGTCGGGCAGGCTGGTGAAGAGCAGGTTCAGCTTGTTGGAGTTGTCGTCATAGAGCGTCCACGTGCCGCGGTACGTGTCCCCGGTGATGGAGGCGCGCCCGATGACGACGTCGTGCAGCGTCTTCATCTCCTGCGGCGGCGCCCAGTTGGTCCAGGCGCTGCTGACGGAGGAGGTGGACGCGTCGATGAAGTAGCGGCCTACGCTTCCCGTGGACGTCTTCACCTGGGCGATGAGCAGCGGCGCCTGCTGCGCATTCACATAGTCGCCCAGGAGCAGGCGCAGGACGGGCTGGCCGGTGGGGCCTCCCTGGCGTTGCACCCACGCGGTGGCGAGCGTGCTCCACGCGCTTCCGTCAGTGGAAGGCGTCAGCGGAGGAGAGACGAACACGCGGCTGCCGCCCGCGCCGTCGTCCAGGGCCACGGCCAGGATGATTTCGCCCGACTGCGCCTGGATGACGGCATAGCTCTGGACGTCATGGTTGGCGTCGGGGCTCAGCTCCATCTGACGCCAGCCCGTCTGCACGGTGGTGTCGCGCAACATCACCCACAGCGTCTTGCGGTTGGCATCCGCGCTGGACGCGCCCACGCTGAAGAGGAGTGGCGAGCCGCCTGCGTCTTCCGCTGAAGCCAGCGGATACGACGCGTCCACGGACGTGGCGGCGAGGTAGTTGTACATCAGGCTGGAAGAGACAGACGCCGAGCCAGACAGGGTTCCCTGTGACATGAGAGCTCCAGAAGTGTGGGGTGGGAGGGGAGAAGCTCAGCCGCGGAACGAGACGTCGATCTGCACGGCGCCGTCCGAATTGAACGCGAGCTCGCTGTAGTAGTACGGCGCGCCGGTGGGCAGCACGACGCAGTCCGAGGCGTCCATGGCGAGG comes from Pyxidicoccus parkwaysis and encodes:
- a CDS encoding Dyp-type peroxidase, which produces MPGRKDGLLELEDIQAGVVRPRPTPYAASYILLRVDERAAGREALGRLSEVVASAANPDRLAGRAWVSVALTYWGLQSLGLPPESLRSFSWEFQQGMSARASALGDTGESSPEHWEHPLGTSDVHIIVVALGPNRQMLDGELTRARKAFETLPGVTPIWRQDCHALPTETEPFGFRDGINHPAIEGSGIPGTNPHEPPLKPGEFVLGYPDEMGGISPVPQPEVLGRNGTYAVFRKLHQRVAAFRRYLRENAESSAEEEWLAAKLMGRWRSGAPLALCPAADDAALGADRDRNNAFQYADDPTGYKTPAGCHIRRMNPRDTPVAGVVRLHRMIRRGTAYGPVLPEGVLEDDGVDRGLMFAFIGAHLGRQFEFVQSEWVNAGTSLGLGDTKDPVTGPNAGTGSFSIPRRHIPKRLRGLSQFVVTRGGEYCFMPGLRALRWLAELES
- a CDS encoding error-prone DNA polymerase; the encoded protein is MDYAELVCRSNFSFLRGASHPEELVATAARLGLRSLALTDADGLYGVVKAHLAAKEHGVRLILGAELTLEDAPPVVVYAADAGGYANLCSLVSQSRMTHPKGEAGLPWRALADRSAGLLALLPEPCAAERVAPLAEAFPERFHVGLCRTLSAGDFARETRVDALARELGVPVVAHNDVHTHHRRRQPLQDVLVSIRHGTTVDRAGTLLLPNAERTLKGPYEMARLFADRPEALERTVELASRCHASLDDLHYRFPEEDLPEGRTANEHLRALTYEGLTVRYPGGVPPEVVRQIEHELKLIAALDFAGYFLALWDIVKYARGRGILCQGRGSAANSAVCYALQITAIDPVRMGLLFERFLSMERKEPPDIDVDFEHERREEVLQYVYEKHGRQRAGMVCEVICYRGRLALRETGKALGLSLDQVDKLSKVAAANGFQVTPEVLLEAGLSAFDSRVQKTLSLAMEMEGFPRHLSIHVGGFVITREPLTELVPVENAAMPGRTVIQWEKDDINSIGLLKVDLLALGMLTALSKCLALIREHHGRELSLATIPPEDPKVYDMLCEADTVGVFQIESRAQMNMLPRLKPRTFYDLVVEIALIRPGPIVGNMVHPFLRRRNGIEKPEYPSEAVKEILGKTLGVPLFQEQAMKLAMVAAGFTAGEADGLRRVLSHKRAESMLLQYRGRFVEGCISRGYQRAQAEEWFDNFRGFAHYGFPESHSASFALIAYASSWLKCHYPAAFTAALLNSQPMGFYAPHTLVADAQRHGVEVRPVDVQRSRWNCTLEDGGKALRLGLRMVKGLGASAGQRVESAKREGETFRDVGDLARRARIPRHELTRLALAGSLAELCGSRRKALWEIQALGPLDSDDLFFGMSMDGTEVELPSMSLFERVVADYDTVGLSLEKHPLELLRPALKKMGAVTAEGLKRVRSGQKVSVGGMLICRQRPPTAKGICFISLEDETGIANLIVPPDVYEACRKQIHGALFIVGQGVLERSGKVTNVKTRHVQGLSQA